One Thioclava electrotropha DNA segment encodes these proteins:
- a CDS encoding polysaccharide biosynthesis/export family protein, protein MTPSRRAVLTGLSATLLTASCGLPRSGPNKRELFAGSVMRKGDAFVVKVNDFVTRATAVQPALGFTSSFINAGQIGSDTIRPGDTLSLTIWENVDDGLLASKGANATQLQEVQVDGAGFIFVPYAGRIKAAGNTPDGLRRIITTKLDAQTPDPQVLVTRVAGDGATVSVMGAINGQGVYPIERPTRTLSAMIAKAGGVSIPPEVAKITVTRGGMSGSIWLKDLYENPKMDIALRNGDVILVEKDQRAFTSLGATGKQARVPFETQTLSALEAIATVGGLQSNLADPTGVFVLRNEPADIAMKVLGRTDLVGDQRMIYVLDLTQPNGMFMARDFAIRDGDTVYVTEAPFVQWQKTLSALTQPLGTVNTLNTLAGN, encoded by the coding sequence ATGACCCCTTCCCGTAGGGCCGTTTTGACGGGCCTTTCCGCCACGCTTTTGACCGCATCTTGTGGTCTTCCGCGCTCTGGCCCCAACAAGCGCGAACTCTTTGCAGGCTCCGTAATGCGCAAGGGCGATGCCTTCGTCGTCAAGGTGAACGACTTCGTCACCCGCGCAACCGCCGTGCAACCGGCGCTCGGCTTTACCTCCAGTTTCATCAATGCCGGTCAGATCGGCTCCGATACGATCCGCCCGGGCGACACGCTTTCGCTGACGATCTGGGAGAACGTCGATGATGGGCTGCTCGCCAGCAAGGGCGCCAACGCGACCCAGCTGCAAGAGGTACAGGTCGATGGCGCGGGCTTCATCTTCGTCCCCTATGCGGGCCGCATCAAAGCCGCTGGCAACACGCCCGACGGGCTGCGCCGCATCATCACCACCAAGCTCGACGCGCAAACGCCGGACCCGCAGGTTCTCGTGACCCGCGTGGCAGGCGATGGCGCGACGGTGTCGGTCATGGGTGCGATCAACGGTCAGGGCGTCTACCCGATCGAGCGGCCGACCCGGACGCTTTCGGCGATGATCGCCAAGGCGGGCGGCGTTTCGATCCCCCCCGAGGTCGCCAAGATCACCGTGACGCGCGGCGGCATGTCGGGCTCGATCTGGCTCAAGGATCTCTACGAGAACCCCAAGATGGACATCGCGCTGCGCAATGGCGACGTGATCCTCGTCGAGAAGGACCAGCGCGCCTTCACCTCGCTCGGCGCAACCGGCAAGCAGGCCCGCGTGCCCTTCGAGACCCAGACGCTTTCGGCGCTGGAGGCCATCGCAACGGTGGGCGGCTTGCAGTCGAACCTCGCCGATCCGACCGGCGTCTTCGTGCTGCGCAACGAGCCGGCCGATATCGCGATGAAGGTGCTTGGTCGCACCGACCTCGTCGGCGATCAGCGCATGATCTACGTGCTCGACCTGACCCAGCCCAACGGCATGTTCATGGCGCGCGATTTCGCGATCCGCGACGGAGACACGGTCTATGTCACCGAGGCGCCCTTCGTGCAGTGGCAGAAGACGCTCTCGGCTCTGACCCAGCCGCTGGGCACGGTCAACACGCTCAATACGCTCGCCGGGAACTGA
- a CDS encoding capsular polysaccharide biosynthesis protein, with protein MPRDRDQKAAGAIPRRLFFYNGGVLRQTRLREILRAAGHAPRLGLPGPDDGVMVWGRSPYAARGEAVAVKRDVPLIRVEDAFLRSIHPGRTGAPPLGLILDPMGVHFDSAQPSRLEHLLATEPLDDSAVLQRARDGIARLKTSELSKYNDFDPDLPVPDPGYVLVIDQTRDDASITHGGASAATFREMLAYARIENPGARILIKTHPETRAGLRGGHYGPEDCDSNSEIYDAPVSPWKLLEGAIAVYTVSSLMGYEAILADHKPRVFGQPFYGGWGLTQDENPVPRRSRSLTRAQIFAVSHILAPIWFDPCRTRLCSFEEAVDQLEAETRAYREDRQGYVAGGMSLWKRPHLRKFFGRHGSLRFSETPDPTRPFLYWATRAAPDDDRAPIRVEDGFLRSRGLGAELVPPLSLIADRTGIFYDPTRPSDLEALIARPVPPGGEVRARKLIQRITTEGLTKYNLGGALPELPQGHKILVPGQVEDDASIRLGAGETCTNAMLLEKTRAENPDAVILFKPHPDVVAGLRPGAVPAEVAKKYADMILPETNTAALIDAVDEVWTMTSGLGFEALLRGKAVTTLGAPFYAGWGLTRDLGPVPARRTAHPDLLQLTHAALIAYPRYLDPVSGLPCPVEVALDRLSEGRALPRGPLNRTGAKLQGVFASYAWLWRRQR; from the coding sequence ATGCCCCGCGACAGAGACCAGAAGGCCGCCGGGGCGATCCCCCGGCGGCTTTTTTTCTACAATGGCGGGGTGCTGCGCCAGACGCGCCTGCGCGAGATTTTGCGCGCCGCGGGCCATGCGCCGCGCCTCGGCCTGCCCGGCCCCGACGATGGCGTGATGGTCTGGGGCCGCTCGCCCTATGCGGCGCGCGGTGAGGCGGTGGCCGTCAAGCGCGACGTGCCGCTGATCCGGGTGGAGGATGCGTTTCTGCGCTCGATCCATCCGGGCCGAACCGGCGCGCCGCCCTTAGGCCTGATCCTCGACCCGATGGGCGTGCATTTCGACAGCGCCCAGCCCTCGCGGCTCGAACATCTCCTTGCGACCGAGCCGCTCGACGATAGCGCCGTCTTGCAGCGGGCCCGCGACGGGATTGCCCGGCTGAAAACCTCGGAGCTCTCGAAATACAACGATTTCGACCCGGACCTGCCCGTCCCCGATCCGGGCTATGTTCTGGTGATCGACCAGACACGAGACGATGCCTCGATCACCCATGGCGGGGCGAGCGCCGCCACATTCCGCGAAATGCTGGCCTATGCGCGGATCGAGAACCCCGGCGCGCGCATCCTGATCAAGACCCATCCCGAAACCCGCGCCGGGCTGCGGGGCGGCCATTACGGTCCGGAAGACTGCGACTCGAATTCCGAGATTTACGACGCGCCGGTCTCGCCATGGAAACTGCTCGAAGGCGCGATCGCGGTCTATACGGTGTCGTCGCTCATGGGCTACGAAGCGATCCTCGCAGATCACAAGCCGCGTGTCTTCGGCCAACCGTTCTATGGGGGCTGGGGGCTCACGCAGGACGAAAACCCCGTACCCCGCAGATCGCGCAGCCTGACCCGCGCGCAGATTTTCGCGGTGTCGCATATCCTCGCGCCGATCTGGTTCGATCCCTGTCGCACGCGCCTGTGCAGCTTCGAGGAGGCGGTGGATCAGCTCGAGGCCGAAACCCGCGCCTATCGCGAAGATCGGCAGGGCTATGTCGCGGGCGGCATGTCCCTGTGGAAACGCCCGCATCTGCGCAAGTTCTTCGGGCGTCACGGATCGCTGCGGTTCAGCGAGACACCCGACCCCACGCGGCCCTTTCTTTACTGGGCCACGCGCGCGGCCCCAGACGACGACCGCGCCCCTATCCGCGTCGAAGACGGGTTTCTGCGCTCACGCGGTCTCGGCGCCGAACTCGTCCCGCCGCTCTCGCTGATCGCGGATCGCACAGGCATCTTCTACGACCCGACCCGGCCCAGCGATCTGGAGGCATTGATCGCGCGGCCCGTACCGCCGGGCGGCGAGGTGCGGGCGCGCAAGCTCATCCAACGGATCACGACTGAGGGCCTGACGAAATACAATCTGGGCGGCGCGCTTCCCGAACTGCCCCAGGGCCATAAGATCCTCGTGCCCGGTCAGGTCGAAGACGATGCCTCAATCCGGCTCGGCGCGGGAGAGACTTGCACAAATGCGATGCTTTTGGAGAAGACCCGGGCCGAAAACCCCGATGCAGTTATCCTATTCAAACCTCACCCCGATGTCGTCGCGGGTCTGCGTCCCGGCGCGGTGCCCGCGGAGGTGGCGAAGAAATACGCCGATATGATCCTGCCCGAGACCAACACCGCTGCGCTGATCGACGCGGTGGACGAGGTCTGGACGATGACCTCCGGCCTCGGCTTCGAGGCGCTCTTGCGCGGCAAAGCCGTCACCACGCTCGGGGCGCCCTTCTATGCAGGCTGGGGGCTGACGCGCGATCTCGGGCCTGTTCCGGCGCGCAGGACGGCGCACCCCGATCTGCTGCAGCTCACCCATGCCGCGCTGATCGCCTATCCGCGCTATCTTGATCCGGTCAGCGGGTTGCCCTGCCCGGTCGAGGTCGCGCTGGATCGCCTGAGCGAAGGCCGCGCGCTG